A portion of the Pectobacterium brasiliense genome contains these proteins:
- a CDS encoding universal stress protein, which produces MYTNILVPVDIEEDELTKHALTHAVRLAKMSGAAIHLFHSLPDASAFLSAYSFGIKELENEAVVKANDKLKSLMKTIDLPASRLSCSVSFGSARDEVLALAEEINADLIVIGSRRPNVKTYLLGSNAAAIVRHAKMSVLVVR; this is translated from the coding sequence ATGTACACGAACATTCTGGTGCCAGTAGATATAGAAGAAGATGAACTCACCAAACACGCGCTTACGCATGCAGTCAGGTTGGCCAAAATGTCGGGTGCCGCAATCCACCTCTTTCATTCCCTCCCAGATGCGTCGGCGTTTTTGTCTGCTTATTCTTTTGGCATAAAAGAGCTGGAGAATGAGGCGGTGGTGAAAGCGAATGACAAGCTGAAATCACTGATGAAAACGATCGACCTTCCTGCCTCGCGTTTATCATGTAGCGTCAGTTTTGGCTCGGCCAGAGACGAAGTGTTAGCGCTGGCGGAAGAGATTAATGCAGATTTAATCGTCATCGGTTCGCGGCGACCGAATGTGAAAACCTATCTACTTGGTTCAAATGCCGCAGCAATCGTTCGCCATGCGAAAATGTCAGTCTTAGTTGTCCGCTAG
- a CDS encoding methyl-accepting chemotaxis protein encodes MSLSNWRIGYRLGAGFSFLVLMLLVIGSVAISKLSNFHEKMDEIVSQNYPLTVKSNKLIDELNGYLNNQQLLLLLKSENEINKQLALNKERSGKISELMEYLNQSVSDDKSVAVLRDISDIRRDFLGSANKLSALVSAGNADAAAEEYFNVTRVTQAKYTSKVNEFIDIQDDKMSSSAQEVGDSYKNALMVLATIIIISALAGLIIASLITRSVTQPIQEALGVAENVAKGDLTSEIYTERKDETGQLLSALNNMNSSLRQIVSQVRDGAETISSAASQIAAGNQDLSARTEEQASSLEETASSMEQLTSTIRNTADNTTQATDLAASASETVKKSGAMMETVTQEMRGIRDSSQRMAEIIGVIDGIAFQTNILALNAAVEAARAGEQGRGFAVVASEVRALAQRSATAAKEIKELIDDSFKKVQDGMGLVEETGVTMNSLVANVQGVTGLISEIAQASREQSDGINQINLAVGQIDTTTQQNAALVEESAAAALSLQDQANSLARTVSVFNLGASYKSAALNRKAETPALAAPKNGRTEKTAAKGELADWTTF; translated from the coding sequence ATGAGTTTGTCCAACTGGCGTATAGGATATCGATTAGGGGCGGGATTTTCTTTTTTGGTATTAATGCTTTTAGTAATTGGTAGTGTGGCAATTTCAAAGCTAAGTAACTTTCACGAAAAAATGGATGAGATTGTTTCGCAAAATTACCCACTCACCGTCAAAAGTAACAAGCTCATTGATGAGTTGAACGGTTACCTCAATAATCAGCAGCTATTGTTATTACTCAAATCAGAAAATGAAATCAATAAACAGCTGGCGCTGAACAAAGAGCGTTCAGGGAAAATATCTGAACTCATGGAGTATCTGAACCAATCGGTAAGCGACGATAAATCTGTTGCAGTACTACGTGATATTAGCGATATTCGCCGTGATTTCCTTGGTTCAGCGAACAAACTCTCTGCACTGGTCTCAGCAGGTAATGCCGACGCCGCTGCCGAAGAGTACTTCAACGTAACGCGTGTTACTCAGGCGAAATACACCAGCAAAGTCAACGAGTTTATCGATATACAAGATGATAAGATGTCATCCTCAGCGCAAGAAGTGGGTGATAGTTATAAAAATGCGCTGATGGTCCTCGCTACGATCATTATCATCAGTGCGCTGGCTGGATTAATTATTGCTTCATTGATTACCCGCAGCGTAACTCAGCCGATACAGGAAGCTCTGGGCGTTGCCGAAAATGTCGCGAAAGGCGATCTGACCTCTGAAATTTATACCGAGCGTAAAGATGAAACCGGTCAGCTGTTATCCGCCTTGAATAATATGAACAGCAGCTTAAGGCAGATTGTCAGCCAGGTGCGCGATGGGGCAGAAACGATCTCCAGTGCCGCATCGCAAATTGCTGCGGGGAACCAGGATTTATCTGCCCGAACCGAAGAACAGGCAAGCTCGCTGGAAGAAACGGCGTCATCGATGGAACAATTGACGTCGACGATAAGAAATACTGCCGATAATACGACGCAGGCGACAGACCTTGCGGCTAGCGCGTCTGAAACCGTGAAAAAAAGCGGTGCCATGATGGAAACGGTAACGCAGGAAATGCGTGGTATTCGTGATTCATCACAGCGGATGGCAGAAATTATCGGTGTGATTGATGGCATTGCATTTCAAACTAACATTTTGGCGCTGAATGCGGCCGTTGAAGCGGCGCGAGCGGGTGAACAGGGTAGAGGGTTTGCCGTTGTTGCCAGTGAGGTGCGTGCGCTGGCTCAGCGAAGCGCTACGGCGGCAAAAGAAATCAAAGAGCTTATCGATGACTCGTTCAAGAAAGTGCAGGACGGCATGGGGCTGGTAGAAGAAACCGGCGTCACGATGAATTCGCTGGTGGCGAATGTGCAGGGCGTAACGGGACTCATCAGCGAAATTGCGCAGGCCAGCCGTGAGCAAAGTGATGGAATCAACCAGATCAACCTGGCCGTTGGGCAGATTGATACGACGACCCAGCAAAATGCCGCGTTGGTTGAAGAATCTGCTGCCGCTGCGCTCTCTTTGCAGGATCAAGCCAATAGCCTCGCGCGTACGGTCAGCGTATTCAATCTTGGTGCTTCGTACAAAAGTGCGGCATTAAATAGAAAAGCAGAAACGCCCGCGCTGGCTGCACCTAAAAATGGTCGTACAGAAAAAACAGCAGCCAAAGGTGAGTTAGCGGATTGGACCACGTTCTAA
- a CDS encoding DUF2946 domain-containing protein codes for MLLSALRRRSFPAWVGIFAILTIFIAPVISQTLVLHGAHAHENGTNTHSSTVHTSATAHTADAHDTTASTSHSGSIAEPHHNHTGHQMSGHHATQSHHSPSSPSMMMDHAACGYCVLFSYTPALFATGTPNPILSASLSEALVIHFISRIVLPERYASPVVRAPPF; via the coding sequence ATGCTTTTGTCCGCACTACGACGGCGAAGTTTCCCAGCCTGGGTCGGCATCTTCGCTATTTTGACCATCTTCATTGCCCCAGTGATTTCACAAACACTGGTGCTTCATGGGGCCCATGCTCATGAAAATGGTACAAACACGCATAGCTCGACGGTACATACTAGTGCTACTGCACATACGGCCGACGCGCATGATACAACCGCGTCCACCAGCCACAGCGGCAGTATAGCCGAACCGCACCATAATCATACCGGACATCAGATGTCCGGGCATCACGCGACGCAATCACACCATTCTCCCTCATCGCCATCCATGATGATGGACCATGCTGCTTGCGGTTACTGCGTACTCTTTTCGTATACGCCAGCGCTGTTCGCAACAGGCACTCCCAATCCCATACTGAGCGCGTCTTTATCGGAAGCGCTGGTTATTCATTTTATTTCCCGAATTGTCCTTCCTGAGCGTTATGCTTCTCCTGTAGTCCGCGCTCCGCCTTTCTGA
- a CDS encoding GhoT/OrtT family toxin, producing the protein MPHHSPWELIKLTYMIGFVISLIVTFLLSKDKSLLIRFFASLIVGLTWPLSFPVVLLFSIF; encoded by the coding sequence GTGCCACATCATTCCCCATGGGAACTCATTAAACTGACCTACATGATCGGCTTTGTCATTTCCCTGATCGTTACGTTCTTGTTAAGTAAAGACAAATCCCTGCTCATCCGATTCTTTGCTTCGTTGATAGTTGGGCTAACCTGGCCGTTGAGCTTTCCCGTTGTCCTGCTGTTCTCCATCTTTTAA
- a CDS encoding PepSY-associated TM helix domain-containing protein, whose translation MSHPNQASATAAASVSRPAGETASDKHAMDNVSPRAAIVALFIRLHFYIGIFVGPFIFVAALTGTLYVLTPQIENRLYSHQLFTESQGTPHSLSEQIHAAQAGLAHRQDAKLLAIRPAPVAGETTRVMFALPELGPSESRAVFIDPVSLENRGSEIVYGTSGILPFRTWLDYLHRGLLLGDVGRNYSELAASWLWVAALGGIVIWWSTRHLSSATKRRKLKNSQTTTAKTQRLRHWHATMGLTLVLGLLFFSVTGLTWSQWAGSNISVARTALGWQTPSVNTQLPTPMSHHDMMHGHDMAMTTDEHAEHHASMPMEDVEAASPALFDEVLAAARDAGIDANKIEIRPATKPHRAWTVSEIDRSWPTQVDAVSVNPDTLEIIDKTDFNTFPLAAKLTRWGVDAHMGVLFGLPNQLILAGFGLGLCTMIVWGYRMWWIRRPKSRHDANPVNTLTAALLRVPVLQRVLIALITLLLAVSLPVMGISLLIFLLIDVVRWYMNHPKQTIAKS comes from the coding sequence ATGTCACACCCTAATCAGGCATCAGCCACTGCTGCCGCCTCCGTTTCACGCCCAGCCGGAGAAACGGCGTCGGATAAACACGCGATGGATAACGTATCGCCACGTGCTGCGATCGTTGCCCTGTTCATCCGACTTCATTTTTATATCGGTATTTTTGTCGGTCCTTTTATTTTTGTCGCCGCTCTGACAGGGACGCTGTATGTCCTGACGCCGCAGATTGAAAACCGACTGTATTCACACCAGCTTTTTACCGAGAGTCAGGGCACGCCACATTCTCTGTCTGAGCAAATCCATGCGGCACAGGCGGGGCTCGCTCACCGTCAGGATGCAAAACTGCTTGCGATCCGCCCTGCACCGGTAGCCGGAGAAACCACCCGCGTCATGTTTGCCTTGCCGGAATTGGGGCCATCGGAAAGCCGCGCCGTTTTCATCGATCCGGTTTCGCTGGAAAATCGCGGCAGTGAGATTGTTTACGGCACCAGCGGCATTCTGCCATTCCGTACCTGGCTTGATTACCTGCACCGCGGGCTGCTGTTAGGCGATGTCGGGCGTAATTACAGCGAGCTGGCAGCATCCTGGCTGTGGGTTGCAGCACTGGGCGGCATTGTTATCTGGTGGTCAACTCGACATCTGTCGTCAGCGACCAAACGACGGAAATTGAAGAATAGCCAGACGACAACAGCCAAGACGCAGCGTCTGCGCCACTGGCACGCCACAATGGGGCTGACGCTGGTGCTTGGTTTGCTCTTTTTCTCCGTAACAGGGTTAACCTGGTCGCAATGGGCGGGAAGCAATATTTCTGTCGCACGTACCGCACTAGGATGGCAGACCCCATCGGTGAACACGCAGTTGCCCACACCGATGTCTCATCACGACATGATGCACGGTCACGATATGGCGATGACTACAGATGAACATGCAGAGCACCATGCGTCGATGCCAATGGAGGATGTCGAAGCCGCTTCACCCGCGTTATTTGATGAGGTGCTGGCTGCCGCACGCGATGCTGGAATTGATGCCAATAAAATCGAAATCCGCCCTGCCACCAAGCCGCACCGTGCCTGGACCGTCAGTGAAATCGATCGTTCCTGGCCAACGCAGGTTGATGCCGTATCGGTTAACCCAGATACGCTGGAGATTATCGACAAAACTGATTTCAACACCTTCCCGCTTGCCGCCAAGCTCACCCGCTGGGGAGTGGATGCACATATGGGCGTGTTATTCGGTTTGCCAAACCAACTCATCCTCGCGGGATTTGGTCTTGGGCTCTGTACGATGATTGTGTGGGGTTATCGGATGTGGTGGATACGTCGTCCAAAATCTCGCCATGACGCTAATCCGGTCAACACGCTGACGGCGGCATTGTTAAGGGTTCCTGTCTTGCAGCGTGTGTTGATTGCGCTTATTACGCTGCTGCTGGCAGTGAGTTTGCCCGTCATGGGGATCAGCCTGCTCATCTTCCTGCTCATTGACGTTGTTCGGTGGTATATGAATCATCCTAAGCAAACTATCGCTAAAAGCTGA